A segment of the Amycolatopsis thermophila genome:
GCCCACCTCGAACTGCGGTTTGACCATCGGCACCAGGTCGGCGTCGTGGTGGGCGCAGGCCAGCAGCGCGGGCAGGACCAGGCGCAGGGAGATGAACGACAGGTCTCCGACGACGAGGTCGACGGGGCCGCCGGTCTGCTCCGGGGTGAGGGTGCGGACGTTGGTCTTGTCGAGCACCACGACCCGCTCGTCGGTCTGCAGGCGCCAGTCGAGCAGGCCGCGGCCGACGTCGGCGGCGACCACCTCACGGGCGCCGCGGCGCAGCAGGACGTCGGTGAACCCGCCGGTGGAGGCGCCGGCATCCAGGCAGCGTTTGCCCTCGACCGACAGGCCGGCCGGTTCGAAGGCCTCGAGCGCGCCGAGGAGCTTGTGAGCGCCGCGGGAGGCCCAGCCGGGGTCGTCGGAGGCCTTGACCACGATCGGCGCGCCGGGTTCGACGCCCGTGGCGGGTTTGCTGGCGACCATGCCGCGCACGGTCACCTTGCCCTCGCTGATCAGCGTGCTGGCGTGCTCGCGGGACCGGGCGAGGCCCCGGCGCACCAGTTCGGCGTCGAGCCGGGCCCTGCGGGGCATCGGCTCACACCTTGTCGATGCTGGACAGCGCGGCGGTCAGCGCGGAGTGCACGGTGTCGAAACGTTCGACGTGCTCGGCGAGCGGGACCTGGTCCAGGTCGTCGAGCGCGGCCATGGCGTCGGCGATCCCGGGCCGCGGGTCGGCCGGGGGCGCGGCGCCCGGCGGCGGCCCGGGCACCGGCGGTCCGGGCGTGGGGCGCGGCTGCGGACTGGGTTGGTGCTGCACGGTCACCACGCTAACGGATCGGTTCGCCACCGGTGGGGAGCCCCAGCTCGGTGAACGCGGCCGTGGCGCGCTCGCCCCCGGGTCGCAGCGCGGTGACGCCGGTGTCCCAGGCGACGGCGCACAGGGTGCGCAGGAGCGCCAGCGGGGTGCCGTCCCCGTCCGCGACGAGGGTGTCGCCGTGCGGGCGCACCTGCCAGCCGGGCTGCGGCGCGATGCGCAGCTCGCCTGGGGGTTCGGCGAGGGCGCCGAGGTCGGCGCCCAGGTAGGTGGGGCGCTCGGCCGGGGCCGCGGCGACGAGGGTGGCCGGGGTCGCCACACCGGTGAGCACGCACAGCGAGTCGACCCCGGCGGTGACGGCTCCCGCGATGTCGGTGTCCAGCCGGTCGCCGACGGCCAGCGGGCGGCTCGCGTTCGCCGAGGCCGCCGCCGTGTGGAACAGCGGGGCCTCGGGCTTGCCGGCCACCTCGGGGGTGGCGCCGGTGGCCGTGCGCAGTGCGGCGACCATCGATCCGTTGCCGGGCAGCAGGCCGCGCTCGGTGGGCAGGGTGGTGTCGACGTTGCAGGCGACCCAGAGGGCGCCGGCGCGGATCGCGACGCAGGCTTCGGCCAGGTCGGCCCAGCCGGTGGCGGGGTTGTGGCCCTGCACGACGGCGGCGACGTCGCCACCGTCGTCGCCGGCCTCGCGCACGGGTTTGAGGCCGGCGGCGGTGATCTCGTCCTCGAGCGCGGGTGCGCCGACGACGAGGACGGCCGAGCCGGCGGGCAGCCGGTCGCCGAGCAGCTTCGCGGCTGCCTGGGCGCTCGTGCTGACCTCGTCCGGCGCGGCGTCGACGTCGAGTGCCCGCAGGTGCGCGGCGACGTCCCCGGGTGCCTTGGACGCGTTGTTGGTCACGAACCGCACCGGGGTGCCCTGCTCGCGCAGGCGGCGGATCGCCTCCGCGGCTCCCGGGATGGGCCGGGCGCCGTGGTAGACGGTGCCGTCGAGGTCGAGCAGGAACGCGTCGTAGGCGGTCCGGAGGGCGTCAGCCATTCGCCAGCTCCGCGGCGCGCTCGGCGGCGTCGGTCTCGTCGTCCTCGTCGGCCTCGGCGGCGTGCAGGAACCAGCGCAGCGCCTCGTCGGTGCGCCCGGCCGCCACGAGGTTGTCGGCGTAGGCGTAGAACAGGCGGGCGCTCCACGGGTCGCGTTTGCGCGGGTCGAGGTCGTCGCCCTGCAGGGAGACCACGGCGGCGTCGACCTGGCCGAGGTCGCGTCGCGCCCCGGCGGCGACGATCTTCAGCTCGATCTCGACGTCGCGCGGCAGCTTGTGGCCCTGCATCTCCTTGGCGAGGTCGAGGGCCCGCTCCGGCCGGCCGAGGGCGCGTTCGGCGTCGGCGATGACGGCGATGTGCTGGTCGGTGCGGGTCATCCGGCGGACGGCCCGCAGCTCGGCGAGGGCTTCCTGCCAGCGGCCGGCGTGGTAGGCCACCAGGCCGAGCGCTTCGCGGACGATCGGCACGCGGGAGGCGCGGGTCTTGGCGTACTTCGCGTGCGCCAGGGCGGCCTCCGGGTCGGTGTCGATGAGGTTCCCCGCGGCGACCAGGTGCTTGCCGACGGTCTCCGCGAGCGACTTCGGGAGGGTGCGCAGCTCGCGGCGGGCGTCCGGGTCGAGGTCGCTGAACTCGATGTCCTCGGGCAGTTCGGGGGCTTCGAGGAGTTCCCGGGCGAGGGTGGCGTCGTCGAGGTCGCGGCCCCGCCCGGGCCGGCGGTCCTCGCCGCGGTTGCCGCGTCGCCGATCGCGGAACTCGGCGTCCGCGATCTCCACGTGGTCCTCCCGGGCGACCGGTTCGGTCACGGCGGCGTACTCGTCCTCGGCCAGCGCCTGGATCTCGTCGTCGGAGGGGAGGTCGGCATCGTTGGCGCGGGCGTCGCGCTCGCTGGCACCTCGCGGTTCGCGCTCGTCGGCGCGGGCGCCGGCCTCGTCGGCGCGGGTCTCGCGCTCGGTGACACCTCGCAGCTCGCGCTCGTCGGCGCGGGTCTCGGCCTCGCTGGCGCGGGGCTGCGGCTCACTGGCCGATCCGGTCTCGGCCTCGGCGGCGCCGGTCCCGGCCGCGTTGGCGCGGTTCTCGGCGTCGGTGTCGGCGGGCTGTTCAGCCGTGTCGCCGGGTGCGCCCGGCTCGCCGGCGATGCCGGCTTCCCCGGCGTCGGCGGGGGCAGGCCCGGACCGGGCGGCGGCCGCCGTGGCCGGGTCCTCGCGGATCGTGTCGGCCGCCCGCTCCTCGACCGCGGTCTCGTCGAGGCCGGTGACGGTGCCGTCCACCTCGCCACTCGGCCGATCGTCGCGGCGGTACTCGCGCCCGGAGGTCCGGCTGTCGTCGCGTTTGCCGTAGGCGCCGCGGCGCTCGTCGGAGGAACGCCCCTCGCGGTCGCCATAACCGCCACGACGCTCGTCCGACGAACGCCCTTCGCGGTTGCCGTAACCACCACGGCGCTCGTCAGAGGAACGCCCCTCCCGGTTGCCATAGCCGGCACCGCGACGGTCACCGAAGGAACTGCCCTTGCGGTCGCCGTAGCCGCCGCCACGGCGGTCGTCGGAGGGACGCCCCTCACGGTCGCCATAGCCACCCCGGGCGCCGGACGAACGACCCGGCCGGTCGCCGTAGCTCCCGCGACGGTCGTCGAACGAACGCCCCTCACGGTTGCCGTAGCCCGCACGGCGGTCATCGAAGGAACGCCCCTCGCGGCTGCCGTAGCCCCCACGGCGCTCGTCCGACGAACGCCCTTCCCGGCTGCCGTAGCCCCCACGGCGGTCATCGAAGGAACGCCCCTCGCGGCTGCCATAGCCGCCACCGCGCCGGTCGTCGGAGGGGCGGCTTTCGCGGTTGCCGTATCCACCGGTGCGGCGGTCGCCAGAGCCGCCACCACGGCGGTCGTCGGTGGGGCGGTTGCCGCGCTTGTCGTCGCGGTTCCAGCCCGGCCGGTCGTCGCGGCCGGCGCCCCGGCGGTCGTCGTCCCGCTTCCAGCCGGGGCGGCTGTCGGAGCCACGACGCTCGTCGTCCCGCTTCCACACGGGACGGTCGCCGCGCTGGTCGTTGCCGCGGTTCCAGCCGGGCCGGTCGCCGCGGCCGCCACGGCGGTCGTCGTCCCGCTTCCACACGGGACGGTCGCCGCGCTGGTCGTTGCCGCGGTTCCAGCCGGGCCGGTCGCCGCGGCCGCCACGGCGGTCGTCGTCCCGCTTCCACGCGGGACGATCACCACGGCGGTCGTCGAAGCCGCGGTTACCGCGCCGGTCGTCGTCACGGCCCCGGTCGCCGAAGCCGCGGCTGCCACCACGGCGGTCGTCATCGCGACCGCGGGCACCGAAGCCGCGGTTACCGCGCGAGTCGTCATCGCGACCGCGGTCGCCGAAGCCGCGGCTGCCGCCACGGCGATCGTCGTCGCGGGCGCGGTTCGCGCTGCCGCCGGAGGCGCGATTGCCTCCACGGCGGTCGTCTTCGCGGTTCCAGCCCGGGCGGTCTCCGCCGGAGCGCCCGCTGCGCTGGTCGCCGAAGTCGCGGCCACCGCGCTCGCGGTATCCGCTTCCGCGGCGGTCACCGCCGTCGCGTCCGCTGGATCGGTTGTCGTCCTGCCGGCCATATCCGCCCGACCGGCCACCCTGCCCCGCTTTGCCTCGCGGGGTGCCTCGCTGCGCTCCCGAACGCCCTGTACCGGGAGCCGAATCGCGGCGCCGGGGGCGATCGGATGCGGCGTCGTCGAAGTCGCGCCGCCCGAAGTCCGCCACCTGGGCCTCCTCTTTCTACGTTGTGAAGATCGATAAACACGCCAAGGGCCCGTCAGGCGAGCCAATCGGCTATCCTAACGGGCCCTTGGGAAAGGGTGTTCGGCGGTGTCCTACTCTCCCACACCCGCGAGGGTGCAGTACCATCGGCGCTGGCAGGCTTAGCTTCCGGGTTCGGAATGGGACCGGGCGTTTCCCTACCGCCATGACCACCGAAACTCTCCGAAACAACACCAGAAGTTTCCGGTGTGGTGTTTCAGAGTTGCAGAGCGGATGCGTAGCAGCTTTGTGGGCAAGTCCTCGGCCTATTAGTACCAGTCCACTCAAAAACACATTACTGTGCGTCCATGTCTGGCCTATCAACCCAATCGTCTCTTGGGGGCCTTAACCCACAAAGGGGTGGGAGACCTCATCTAGGAACAGGCTTCCCGCTTAGATGCCTTCAGCGGTTATCCCTTCCGAACGTAGCTAACCAGCCATGCCACTGGCGTGACAACTGGCATACCAGAGGTTCGTCCGTCCCGGTCCTCTCGTACTAGGGACAGCCTTCCTCAAGTCTCCTACGCGCGCGGCGGATAGGGACCGAACTGTCTCACGACGTTCTAAACCCAGCTCGCGTGCCGCTTTAATGGGCGAACAGCCCAACCCTTGGGACCTACTCCGGCCCCAGGATGCGACGAGCCGACATCGAGGTGCCAAACCATGCCGTCGATATGGACTCTTGGGCAAGATCAGCCTGTTATCCCCGGGGTACCTTTTATCCGTTGAGCGACATCCCTTCCACCAGGAGATGCCGGATCACTAGTCCCTGCTTTCGCACCTGCTCGACCCGTCAGTCTCACAGTCAAGCTCCCTTGTGCACTTACACTCAACACCTGATTGCCAACCAGGCTGAGGGAACCTTTGGGCGCCTCCGTTACCTTTTAGGAGGCAACCGCCCCAGTTAAACTACCCACCAGGCACTGTCCCTGAACCCGATCAGGGCCCTAGGTTAGATTCCCAATCCGACCAGAGTGGTATTTCAACAACGACTCCACCCGAACTAGCGTCCAAGCTTCACAGTCTCCCACCTATCCTACACAAGCCGAACCGAAAACCAATACCAAGCTATAGTAAAGGTCCCGGGGTCTTTCCGTCCTGCCGCGCGTAACGAGCATCTTTACTCGTAGTGCAATTTCACCGGGCCTGTGGTTGAGACAGCCGGAAAGTCGTTACGCCATTCGTGCAGGTCGGAACTTACCCGACAAGGAATTTCGCTACCTTAGGATGGTTATAGTTACCACCGCCGTTTACTGGCGCTTAAATTCTCAGCTTCGCCCCCCGAAGAGAGCTAACCGGTCCTCTTAACGTTCCAGCACCGGGCAGGCGTCAGTCCATATACATCGTCTTACGACTTCGCATGGACCTGTGTTTTTAGTAAACAGTCGCTTTCCGCTGGTCTCTGCGGCCAACTCACCCTAGCCCGCACGGGGCTTCAAGTGCTTTGGCCCCCCTTCTCCCGAAGTTACGGGGGCATTTTGCCGAGTTCCTTAACCACAGTTCACCCGACCGCCTTAGTATTCTCTACCTGACCACCTGTGTCGGTTTGGGGTACGGGCCGCACATGTTCTCGCTAGAGGCTTTTCTCGGCAGCAGAGGATCACCCTACTTCGCCTCAACGGCTACGCATCACGTCTCAGACTCTATGAGCAGCGGATTTACCTACCACTCGTCCTACACGCTTACACCAGTACAACCACTCACTGGCGGAGCTACCTTCCTGCGTCACCCCATCGCTTGACTACTACACACTCAGGCCCCACGCTCACCACCATTGGCCCGAAGGCCGCCGGCAGCTCGGGTGGTTAGTATCATGCGCCTCGTCATGGGCGAACATACGCGGGTACGGGAATATCAACCCGTTGTCCATCGACTACGCCTGTCGGCCTCGCCTTAGGTCCCGACTTACCCTGGGCAGATTAACTTGACCCAGGAACCCTTGGTCATCCGGCGGCAGAGTTTCCCACTCTGCATTCGCTACTCATGCCTGCATTCTCACTCCCACACCCTCCACGACTCGCTTCCGCGGCCGCTTCTCTGGATGCAGGACGCTCCCCTACCCAACAACACCACTGCACACAACACTCAAAGCATTGCGCGGATGTATATGTGTCATTGACACGGCTTCGGCGGTGTACTTCAGCCCCGCTACATTATCGGCGCAGGACCACTTGACCAGTGAGCTATTACGCACTCTTTCAAGGATGGCTGCTTCTAAGCCAACCTCCTGGTTGTCTCGGCGACCCCACATCCTTTCCCACTAAGCACACACTTAGGGGCCTTAGCCGGTGTTCTGGGCTGTTTCCCTCTCGACGACGAAGCTTATCCCCCGCCGTCTCACTGCCGCACTCTCACGTGATGGTATTCGGAGTTTGGTTGACTTCGGTAACCCGGTAAGGCCCCTAGGCCATCCAGTAGCTCTACCCCCACCACGAAACATGCGACGCTGCACCTAAATGCATTTCGGGGAGAACCAGCTATCACGGAGTTTGATTGGCCTTTCACCCCTACCCACAACTCATCCCCCAGGTTTTCAACCCTGGTGGGTTCGGCCCTCCACGAGGTCTTACCCTCGCTTCAGCCTGGCCATGGGTAGATCACTCCGCTTCGGGTCTAGACCACGCGACTCACACGCCCTATTCAGACTCGCTTTCGCTACGGCTACCCCACACGGGTTAACCTCGCCACGCAGCACTAACTCGCAGGCTCATTCTTCAAAAGGCACGCCATCACAAAACCAAAGCTTCGCTCTGACGGCTTGTAGGCACACGGTTTCAGGTACTCTTTCACTCCCCTCCCGGGGTACTTTTCATCTTTCCCTCACGGTACTCGTCCGCTATCGGTCACCAGGAAGTATTTAGGCTTACCGAGTGGTCCCGGCAGATTCACAGCAAATTCCACGAGCTCGCTGCTACTCGGGAACACCACCACACAACACCAACACAGCTTTCGCGTACGGGACTCTCACCCACTCCGGTCCACCATCCCAGGCGGTTCCACTAACTGCGCGGCATCATGCCAGGAGTGTCAGCTCCTGGAAGGCAGGTCCCACAACCCCGCACACACAACCCCTGACAGGTATCACATGCGCACGGTTTAGCCTCCTCCGCTTTCGCTCGCCACTACTCACGGAATCACTAGTGTTTTCTCTTCCTACGGGTACTGAGATGTTTCACTTCCCCGCGTTCCCTCCACGCACCCTATATATTCAGATGCGGGTAACACCTCATAACAGGTGCTGGGTTTCCCCATTCGGACACCCTCGGATCACAGCTCGGTTGACAGCTCCCCGAGGCTTATCGCAGCCTCCCACGTCCTTCATCGGCTCCTGATGCCAAGACATCCACCATGTGCCCTTAACAACTTGACCACAAAGATGCTCGCATCCACTCTGCAATTCTCAAACACCACACCCAGAAACAACACACGTGTTGCCTCAGGACCCAACAGCGTATCAACAAGCACCCACCACCCACACCGTGGACCCTCGTTCCACACCAACCGAAGCCGGCAGTACTAAACGAACCCTTGGTACAAGCGATGAGCATCAGCCAGCCGTCCACAATTCCTCGAGCAACCAGACAACACCACACACGGGCGTTCAGCCTGGCCACTCCACGTCCCACCACAGTGAGCGTGGATGTGTTGTGCTCCTTAGAAAGGAGGTGATCCAGCCGCACCTTCCGGTACGGCTACCTTGTTACGACTTCGTCCCAATCGCCAGTCCCACCTTCGACCACTCCCTCCCCGCAAGCGGGGTTGGGCCATGGGCTTCGGGTGTTACCGACTTTCATGACGTGACGGGCGGTGTGTACAAGGCCCGGGAACGTATTCACCGCAGCGTTGCTGATCTGCGATTACTAGCGACTCCGACTTCACGCAGTCGAGTTGCAGACTGCGATCCGAACTGAGACCGGCTTTAAGGGATTCGCTCCACCTCACGGTATCGCAGCCCTCTGTACCAGCCATTGTAGCATGTGTGAAGCCCTGGACATAAGGGGCATGATGACTTGACGTCATCCCCACCTTCCTCCGAGTTGACCCCGGCAGTCTCCCGCGAGTCCCCGCCATTACGCGCTGGCAACACAGGACAAGGGTTGCGCTCGTTGCGGGACTTAACCCAACATCTCACGACACGAGCTGACGACAGCCATGCACCACCTGCACACCGGCCACAAGGGGGCCGACATCTCTGCCGGTTTCCAGTGCATGTCAAGCCCAGGTAAGGTTCTTCGCGTTGCATCGAATTAATCCACATGCTCCGCCGCTTGTGCGGGCCCCCGTCAATTCCTTTGAGTTTTAGCCTTGCGGCCGTACTCCCCAGGCGGGGCGCTTAATGCGTTAGCTACGGCACGGACAACGTGGAAGTCACCCACACCTAGCGCCCAACGTTTACAGCGTGGACTACCAGGGTATCTAATCCTGTTCGCTCCCCACGCTTTCGCTCCTCAGCGTCAGTATCGGCCCAGAGACCCGCCTTCGCCACCGGTGTTCCTCCTGATATCTGCGCATTTCACCGCTACACCAGGAATTCCAGTCTCCCCTACCGAACTCAAGCCTGCCCGTATCCACTGCAGGTCCGGAGTTAAGCCCCGGATTTTCACAGCAGACGCGACAAGCCGCCTACGAGCTCTTTACGCCCAATAATTCCGGACAACGCTTGCACCCTACGTATTACCGCGGCTGCTGGCACGTAGTTAGCCGGTGCTTCTTCTCCAGGTACCGTCACTTACGCTTCGTCCCTGGCGAAAGAGGTTTACAACCCGAAGGCCGTCATCCCTCACGCGGCGTCGCTGCATCAGGCTTCCGCCCATTGTGCAATATTCCCCACTGCTGCCTCCCGTAGGAGTCTGGGCCGTGTCTCAGTCCCAGTGTGGCCGGACACCCTCTCAGGCCGGCTACCCGTCGTCGCCTTGGTAGGCCATCACCCCACCAACAAGCTGATAGGCCGCGGGCCCATCCCGTACCGCCGAAACTTTCCACCCCTGCGGATGCCCACAAAGGTCATATTCGGTATTAGACCCCG
Coding sequences within it:
- a CDS encoding TlyA family RNA methyltransferase; this translates as MPRRARLDAELVRRGLARSREHASTLISEGKVTVRGMVASKPATGVEPGAPIVVKASDDPGWASRGAHKLLGALEAFEPAGLSVEGKRCLDAGASTGGFTDVLLRRGAREVVAADVGRGLLDWRLQTDERVVVLDKTNVRTLTPEQTGGPVDLVVGDLSFISLRLVLPALLACAHHDADLVPMVKPQFEVGKERLGSGGVVRDPQLRAGAVLDVLAAAAGLGLHPHGAVASPLPGPSGNVEYFVWLRRDPAPGTDVEQLVREAVEKGPQ
- a CDS encoding HAD-IIA family hydrolase; protein product: MADALRTAYDAFLLDLDGTVYHGARPIPGAAEAIRRLREQGTPVRFVTNNASKAPGDVAAHLRALDVDAAPDEVSTSAQAAAKLLGDRLPAGSAVLVVGAPALEDEITAAGLKPVREAGDDGGDVAAVVQGHNPATGWADLAEACVAIRAGALWVACNVDTTLPTERGLLPGNGSMVAALRTATGATPEVAGKPEAPLFHTAAASANASRPLAVGDRLDTDIAGAVTAGVDSLCVLTGVATPATLVAAAPAERPTYLGADLGALAEPPGELRIAPQPGWQVRPHGDTLVADGDGTPLALLRTLCAVAWDTGVTALRPGGERATAAFTELGLPTGGEPIR